Proteins from one Hydrogenophaga sp. SL48 genomic window:
- a CDS encoding MBL fold metallo-hydrolase, with protein sequence MNTFGKRAQGARLERMQASPRWAGEGFRNVYPIAPGLRDRTVARPTLREFLSNGNRRVPGAPLPSVDPREAWGRPSASGLRATWLGHSTVLLEMDGHRVLTDPVWGTRASPFRLLGPKRFQPVPLRLRDMPEVDVVVISHDHYDHLDYPTIHALAKRSNVPFVTSLGVGAHLQAWGIAPERITELDWWETHRVPGTGLTVTAAPSQHFSGRSLKDRNATLWSSMVMRSERHAVFFSGDTGLTSEYALIRERLGPFDLVMLEVGAFHPSWGDIHLGPENALKAHQLLGGGAFLPVHWGTFSLALHAWDQPAETLLQLAPSRELLLMPRLGEAVEPAQHRAVMPWWRGVGAGRGTAAPEAEPHGTRTPGDLPWPMD encoded by the coding sequence ATGAACACTTTCGGCAAACGCGCCCAGGGCGCTCGCCTCGAACGCATGCAGGCCTCGCCGCGCTGGGCTGGGGAGGGCTTTCGCAATGTGTATCCCATCGCGCCCGGCCTGCGCGACCGCACCGTGGCCCGTCCCACGCTGCGCGAGTTCCTGTCCAACGGTAACCGGCGCGTGCCCGGTGCACCGCTGCCGTCGGTGGACCCGCGCGAAGCCTGGGGCCGCCCCAGCGCCAGCGGCCTGCGCGCCACCTGGCTCGGCCACTCCACCGTGCTGCTCGAAATGGACGGCCACCGCGTGCTCACCGACCCGGTCTGGGGCACGCGCGCCTCGCCCTTCCGCCTGCTCGGCCCCAAACGTTTCCAGCCCGTGCCGCTGCGCCTGCGCGACATGCCCGAGGTCGACGTGGTCGTGATCTCGCACGACCACTACGACCACCTCGACTACCCCACCATCCACGCCCTGGCCAAACGCAGCAACGTGCCCTTCGTCACCTCGCTCGGCGTCGGCGCGCACCTGCAGGCCTGGGGCATCGCACCCGAGCGCATCACCGAGCTTGACTGGTGGGAGACCCACCGCGTGCCCGGCACCGGCCTGACCGTCACCGCCGCGCCCTCGCAGCACTTCTCCGGGCGCAGCCTCAAAGACCGCAACGCCACGCTCTGGTCGTCCATGGTCATGCGCAGCGAGCGCCACGCGGTGTTCTTCAGCGGCGACACCGGCCTCACCAGCGAGTACGCGCTGATCCGCGAGCGCCTCGGCCCCTTCGACCTCGTGATGCTCGAAGTCGGCGCCTTCCACCCCTCGTGGGGCGACATCCACCTCGGCCCCGAGAACGCGCTCAAGGCCCACCAGTTGCTCGGCGGCGGCGCCTTCCTGCCGGTGCACTGGGGCACCTTCAGCCTCGCCCTGCACGCCTGGGACCAGCCCGCCGAAACGCTGCTCCAGCTCGCCCCGTCGCGCGAGCTGCTGCTCATGCCCCGGCTGGGCGAAGCGGTCGAGCCGGCGCAGCATCGGGCGGTGATGCCCTGGTGGCGCGGGGTGGGGGCGGGGCGCGGCACTGCGGCGCCCGAGGCCGAGCCACACGGCACCCGCACACCGGGTGACCTTCCCTGGCCGATGGATTGA
- a CDS encoding sensor histidine kinase: MSTTLSVPHRSIPLRTYLTRLLWLCILPLLVLAIWLAYDSVKTLRTGQRQAAEQMAGSFASSTDQYLRSRIRGLNMIAISPLLDDPAQWPILYLQAQGYQKSFDGHVVLASAEEPMRMLFNTRLPYGEALPPLPRPQGHAAAPAAVQTRQPAVGDSFVGPVAQTLLVAMAVPVLREGAVSHVVLGTFEARQFQERIAQLELPEGWAMTLRDGRGDAIAQLAPAGFDAERDVADGGRFVAPLQNAPWRVELEISRAVQQAPLVSNGGLLLLGLLTATFTGVLGGTVASRRLGRAVASLVDARNPATPATPSTEIAEIAEINDVRVRLDEATAHQHESDARFRRLFEDAPVAMRLVARDGRILTWNARFGELFGYTHAEIPTMDHWRRLAYPDPLYRAQMEASWAETVKQADLIRGDVDMGEARPTSKDGTVRTVQIHVTQLDDGLLSTFVDVTERREAEDKLRLWAEAFEQAQLGQAISDARTNLVRTANPTFAAERGYTPEEMIGMPLSRLFPADGQAQLREMVQTMSHHAHASFECEHVRKDGSRFPVLIDITVLRDAIGQPVSRVVYSQDITLRKRAEAEVQLLNVTLERRVQERTAELSAANRDLDSFAFTVSHDLRAPLRAMNGYAQVLQQELAGQLDVSARTCLNGIISASERMSGLIDGILVLSRSARDDMTLGPVDLSALARRRLDELAASEPQRRVAVDVQPGLQVTADPRMMDVVITNLVDNAWKYSSGNPDAEIRVFSRTDADGTWYGVSDNGAGFDPAHASQLFKPFHRLHRQDEFPGIGIGLATVQRIVARHGGRIVAHSARGQGATFAFTLQPEPVRAAGQA; the protein is encoded by the coding sequence ATGAGCACCACCCTTTCGGTTCCGCACCGCAGCATCCCGCTCAGGACCTACCTGACGCGCCTGCTGTGGCTGTGCATCCTGCCGTTGCTGGTGCTGGCCATCTGGCTGGCCTACGACAGCGTGAAGACCTTGCGCACGGGGCAGCGGCAGGCGGCCGAGCAGATGGCGGGGAGTTTCGCCAGCTCCACCGACCAGTACCTGCGCTCGCGCATCCGCGGGCTGAACATGATCGCGATCTCGCCCCTGCTGGACGATCCGGCGCAGTGGCCGATCCTGTACCTGCAGGCGCAGGGTTACCAGAAGAGCTTTGACGGGCACGTGGTCCTGGCCAGCGCGGAAGAGCCGATGCGCATGCTGTTCAACACGCGCCTCCCGTATGGCGAAGCCCTGCCGCCGCTGCCCCGGCCCCAAGGCCACGCGGCGGCGCCGGCCGCCGTGCAGACGCGCCAGCCGGCGGTCGGGGACAGTTTCGTGGGCCCCGTGGCACAGACGCTGCTGGTGGCCATGGCCGTGCCCGTGCTGCGGGAGGGCGCGGTCAGCCATGTGGTGCTCGGCACCTTCGAGGCGCGCCAGTTCCAGGAACGCATCGCACAACTGGAGCTGCCCGAGGGCTGGGCCATGACCCTGCGCGACGGGCGCGGCGACGCCATCGCCCAGCTCGCCCCGGCGGGGTTCGACGCAGAACGCGACGTGGCCGACGGCGGGCGCTTCGTGGCCCCCCTGCAGAACGCGCCCTGGCGGGTGGAGCTGGAAATTTCGCGCGCGGTCCAGCAGGCCCCGCTGGTGAGCAACGGCGGTCTGTTGCTGCTGGGCCTGCTGACGGCGACCTTCACCGGGGTGCTGGGCGGCACGGTGGCGAGCCGCCGCCTGGGGCGGGCCGTGGCCTCGCTGGTGGACGCCCGGAACCCGGCAACGCCCGCCACCCCGAGCACGGAGATCGCGGAGATCGCGGAGATCAACGACGTGCGCGTCCGCCTGGACGAGGCCACCGCGCACCAGCACGAGAGCGACGCCCGCTTTCGCCGCCTGTTCGAGGACGCGCCGGTGGCCATGCGCCTGGTGGCGCGCGACGGTCGCATCCTGACCTGGAACGCGCGCTTCGGTGAACTCTTCGGCTACACGCACGCCGAGATCCCCACCATGGATCACTGGCGGCGCCTCGCCTACCCGGACCCGCTCTACCGCGCCCAGATGGAGGCCAGCTGGGCGGAGACGGTGAAGCAGGCCGACCTGATCCGGGGCGACGTGGACATGGGAGAGGCCCGACCGACCTCGAAGGACGGCACCGTGCGCACGGTGCAGATCCACGTGACCCAGCTGGACGACGGCCTGCTCTCCACCTTTGTCGATGTCACCGAGCGCCGCGAAGCGGAAGACAAGCTCCGGCTCTGGGCCGAGGCGTTCGAACAGGCCCAGCTCGGGCAGGCGATCTCGGACGCGCGCACCAACCTGGTCCGCACCGCGAACCCGACCTTCGCCGCCGAGCGGGGCTACACGCCCGAAGAGATGATCGGCATGCCGCTGTCGCGGCTGTTTCCGGCCGATGGCCAGGCGCAGTTGCGCGAGATGGTCCAGACGATGTCGCACCACGCCCACGCCTCTTTCGAGTGCGAGCACGTGCGCAAGGACGGCAGCCGCTTCCCGGTGCTGATCGACATCACGGTGTTGCGGGACGCCATCGGACAACCCGTGAGCCGTGTCGTCTACTCCCAGGACATCACCCTGCGCAAGCGCGCCGAGGCCGAGGTGCAGCTGCTCAACGTGACGCTGGAGCGGCGTGTGCAGGAGCGCACCGCCGAACTCAGCGCCGCCAACCGCGACCTCGACAGCTTCGCGTTCACGGTGAGCCACGACCTGCGCGCGCCGCTGCGCGCCATGAACGGCTACGCCCAGGTGTTGCAGCAGGAGCTGGCCGGGCAGCTGGATGTGTCGGCCCGGACCTGCCTGAACGGCATCATCTCCGCGAGCGAGCGCATGAGCGGGCTGATCGACGGCATCCTGGTGCTCTCGCGCAGCGCCCGCGACGACATGACGCTCGGCCCGGTGGACCTCTCGGCCCTGGCCCGGCGCCGCCTGGACGAACTGGCCGCCAGCGAGCCGCAGCGCCGCGTGGCGGTGGACGTGCAGCCCGGGCTGCAGGTCACCGCCGACCCGCGCATGATGGACGTGGTGATCACCAACCTGGTGGACAACGCCTGGAAGTACAGCAGCGGCAACCCCGACGCCGAGATCCGCGTGTTCAGCCGCACCGATGCCGACGGCACCTGGTACGGCGTGTCGGACAACGGCGCCGGTTTCGACCCGGCCCACGCCAGTCAGCTGTTCAAGCCGTTCCACCGCCTGCACCGGCAGGACGAGTTCCCGGGCATCGGCATCGGGCTGGCCACGGTGCAGCGCATCGTGGCGCGCCACGGCGGCCGGATCGTGGCCCACAGCGCGCGCGGCCAGGGCGCCACGTTTGCGTTCACGCTTCAGCCCGAACCGGTGCGCGCCGCCGGGCAGGCCTGA
- a CDS encoding DUF6152 family protein, with product MSPTPTPFWRSALRPLAVAALVIAVALPAAAHHGWTWAEDVNAELTGTIVAAKLGNPHGELTLAADGANWTVEVGQPWRNEQAGLKDAMLVKGVKLTVSGHKHSDPRKKVFKAERLLIDGKTFNLYPDRN from the coding sequence ATGTCACCGACACCCACGCCCTTCTGGCGCAGCGCCCTTCGGCCCCTGGCCGTGGCCGCCCTGGTGATCGCGGTGGCCTTGCCCGCGGCGGCCCACCACGGCTGGACCTGGGCCGAGGACGTGAACGCCGAGCTCACCGGCACCATCGTCGCGGCCAAGCTCGGCAACCCCCACGGCGAACTGACGCTGGCCGCCGACGGCGCCAACTGGACCGTCGAGGTCGGCCAGCCGTGGCGCAACGAGCAGGCCGGGCTCAAGGACGCGATGCTGGTCAAGGGCGTGAAGCTCACCGTGTCGGGCCACAAGCACAGCGACCCCAGGAAGAAGGTGTTCAAGGCCGAGCGCCTGCTCATCGACGGCAAGACCTTCAACCTCTACCCCGACCGCAACTGA
- a CDS encoding RNA polymerase sigma factor yields the protein MHSAVHDTIAAVWRIESARIVAAVARRVRDLGVAEELAQDALVAALEHWPTGGVPQNPGAWLMTTAKHRALDHLRHRQMADARHGDIASDLEAMEAHVVPDFSDAIDTAREHAEIGDDLLRLIFTACHPVLGTDARVALTLKLLGGLTTHEIARAFLVPEATIGQRIVRAKRSLAEAQVPFEVPQGAQLTERLGSVLEVVYLVFNEGYTATSGGDWMRPELCNEALRLGRMLAEIAPGQAEVHGLVALMEIQASRTAARTDREGKPVLLNQQNRSRWDHLLIRRGLAALARAEALNQPLGSYRLQAHIAACHARAPSAEATDWHRIAALYAQLMQVAPSPVVELNRAVAVGMADGPEAGLAIVETLLQDKALQRYPWLCAVQGDLLEKLGRGEEARAAFSQAAALASNHRERTLLQARAQGPVSAG from the coding sequence GTGCATTCCGCCGTCCACGACACCATCGCCGCCGTCTGGCGCATCGAGTCCGCCCGCATCGTGGCGGCGGTGGCGCGGCGCGTGCGCGACCTCGGTGTGGCCGAAGAGCTGGCGCAGGACGCGCTCGTGGCCGCGCTGGAACACTGGCCGACCGGCGGCGTGCCGCAGAACCCCGGCGCCTGGCTCATGACGACGGCGAAGCACCGCGCCCTCGACCACCTGCGCCACCGCCAGATGGCCGATGCGCGGCACGGCGACATCGCCAGCGACCTCGAAGCGATGGAGGCCCATGTGGTGCCCGACTTCAGTGACGCCATCGACACGGCCCGCGAGCACGCGGAAATCGGCGACGACCTGCTGCGCCTGATCTTCACCGCCTGCCACCCGGTGCTCGGCACCGACGCGCGCGTGGCGCTCACGCTCAAGCTGCTCGGTGGCCTCACCACGCACGAGATCGCGCGCGCTTTCCTCGTGCCCGAGGCCACCATCGGCCAGCGCATCGTGCGCGCCAAGCGCAGCCTCGCCGAGGCCCAGGTGCCCTTCGAGGTGCCGCAGGGCGCGCAGCTGACCGAGCGCCTCGGCTCGGTGCTGGAGGTGGTCTACCTCGTGTTCAACGAGGGCTACACCGCCACCAGCGGCGGCGACTGGATGCGCCCCGAACTCTGCAACGAGGCCCTGCGCCTGGGCCGCATGCTGGCCGAGATCGCGCCCGGACAAGCCGAGGTGCACGGCCTGGTGGCGCTGATGGAAATCCAGGCCTCGCGCACCGCCGCGCGCACCGACCGCGAGGGCAAGCCCGTGCTGCTCAACCAGCAGAACCGCAGCCGCTGGGACCACCTGCTGATCCGCCGGGGCCTCGCCGCGCTGGCGCGCGCCGAGGCGCTGAACCAGCCCCTGGGCAGCTACCGCCTGCAGGCGCACATCGCCGCCTGCCACGCCCGCGCACCCAGCGCCGAGGCCACCGACTGGCACCGCATCGCCGCGCTCTACGCCCAGCTCATGCAGGTCGCACCCTCGCCCGTGGTCGAGCTCAACCGCGCGGTCGCGGTGGGCATGGCCGATGGCCCCGAAGCCGGCCTTGCCATCGTCGAGACGCTGCTGCAGGACAAGGCCCTGCAGCGCTACCCCTGGCTGTGTGCGGTGCAGGGCGACCTGCTGGAGAAACTCGGGCGCGGCGAAGAAGCCCGCGCCGCTTTCTCGCAAGCCGCTGCGCTGGCCAGCAATCACCGTGAACGGACGCTGTTGCAGGCGCGGGCGCAGGGGCCGGTGTCCGCGGGCTGA
- a CDS encoding VOC family protein → MFRQIFVNLPIQDMARSQAFFKALGLTFNQRFTNEQGACLEIGENFYAMLLVKPFFQGFTKKPISDANQATEVILALSVDSRAEAEDVVRKAVAAGATTPNPPQDHGFMFQHGFADLDGHQWEVFWMDESAAPAQM, encoded by the coding sequence ATGTTTCGCCAGATCTTCGTCAACCTGCCCATCCAGGACATGGCCCGTTCGCAGGCCTTCTTCAAGGCCCTGGGCCTCACGTTCAACCAGCGCTTCACCAACGAGCAGGGCGCCTGCCTGGAAATCGGGGAGAACTTCTACGCCATGCTGCTGGTGAAGCCCTTTTTCCAGGGCTTCACCAAGAAGCCCATCAGCGACGCCAACCAGGCCACCGAAGTCATCCTGGCCCTGTCGGTGGACAGCCGTGCCGAGGCCGAAGACGTGGTGCGCAAGGCCGTGGCCGCTGGCGCCACCACCCCCAACCCGCCGCAAGACCACGGTTTCATGTTCCAGCACGGTTTTGCCGACCTCGACGGCCACCAGTGGGAGGTGTTCTGGATGGACGAATCCGCGGCCCCGGCGCAGATGTAA
- a CDS encoding SRPBCC family protein: MLKTVLLIVAAAIALLLIYASTRPDTFAVERSTTIAAPAAKLFPLINDLRQFNTWNPYARKDPAMKAAYSGPASGPGAVFDFQGNKDVGKGRISVTGATEPSLVTMQLDMWEPFEGHNEVRFTLVPDGAGTRVTWAMQGPSAFITKLMGLFFNMDQMIGKDFEAGLAHLKALAEKP; the protein is encoded by the coding sequence ATGCTCAAGACCGTTCTGCTGATCGTGGCCGCGGCCATCGCGCTGCTGCTGATCTACGCGAGCACCCGACCCGACACCTTCGCCGTCGAGCGCTCGACCACCATCGCCGCGCCCGCCGCGAAACTGTTTCCGCTGATCAACGACCTGCGCCAGTTCAACACCTGGAACCCCTACGCGCGCAAAGACCCGGCCATGAAGGCGGCGTACAGCGGGCCGGCGTCCGGGCCGGGCGCGGTGTTCGACTTCCAGGGCAACAAGGACGTGGGCAAGGGCCGCATCTCGGTCACCGGCGCCACCGAGCCTTCGTTGGTCACCATGCAGCTCGACATGTGGGAACCCTTCGAGGGCCACAACGAGGTCCGCTTCACGCTGGTGCCCGACGGCGCGGGCACGCGCGTGACCTGGGCCATGCAGGGACCGAGTGCCTTCATCACCAAGCTGATGGGCCTCTTTTTCAACATGGACCAGATGATCGGCAAAGACTTCGAAGCCGGTCTCGCCCACCTCAAGGCGCTCGCCGAAAAACCCTGA
- a CDS encoding YciI family protein, translating into MRFMIIVKSCAAFEAEVTPEAPEELMAEMAAYHEELARAGVLLDGSGLHPSRTGWRIQYDAAGQRVVDGPFAEAKELIAGYTLIQVRSREEAMEWSRRFPNPAGKGQEAVIELRQLIELDEFPPSEALEQMKAIDSLGKA; encoded by the coding sequence ATGCGATTCATGATCATCGTCAAGTCCTGCGCCGCGTTCGAGGCCGAGGTCACGCCCGAGGCCCCCGAAGAACTCATGGCCGAAATGGCGGCCTACCACGAGGAGCTGGCGCGCGCGGGCGTGCTGCTCGACGGCAGCGGCCTGCACCCCAGCCGCACCGGCTGGCGCATCCAGTACGACGCTGCCGGGCAGCGGGTGGTGGACGGCCCGTTCGCCGAGGCCAAGGAGCTGATCGCCGGCTACACCCTGATCCAGGTGCGCTCGCGCGAAGAGGCCATGGAATGGAGCCGGCGTTTCCCCAACCCCGCCGGCAAAGGCCAGGAGGCCGTGATCGAGCTGCGCCAGCTCATCGAGCTCGACGAGTTCCCGCCCAGCGAGGCGCTGGAGCAGATGAAGGCCATCGACTCCCTCGGCAAAGCCTGA
- a CDS encoding VOC family protein gives MSTVTVPMCAVVHFEMPYKDRERAERFYAAAFGWTHQFLGPQMGDYVLVNTAPPGARPPMPPEAALGSINGGLFPFKADWPMQHPSVVIGVEDIQAAMQRVRAAGGGVLGEPMEIPGVGLYVAFHDTEGNHNSMLQPGVEPPACKT, from the coding sequence ATGAGCACTGTCACCGTCCCCATGTGCGCCGTCGTGCACTTCGAGATGCCCTACAAGGACCGCGAGCGCGCCGAGCGTTTCTACGCCGCTGCCTTCGGCTGGACCCACCAGTTCCTCGGCCCCCAGATGGGCGACTACGTGCTGGTCAACACCGCACCGCCCGGCGCCCGTCCGCCCATGCCGCCCGAGGCCGCGCTGGGGTCCATCAACGGCGGCCTGTTCCCCTTCAAGGCCGACTGGCCGATGCAGCACCCTTCGGTGGTGATCGGCGTCGAAGACATCCAGGCTGCGATGCAGCGCGTGCGTGCTGCAGGGGGAGGCGTGCTCGGCGAACCGATGGAGATCCCTGGGGTGGGCCTCTACGTCGCGTTCCATGACACCGAAGGCAACCACAACAGCATGCTTCAACCCGGCGTGGAACCGCCGGCCTGCAAGACCTGA
- a CDS encoding SRPBCC family protein → MKTLHFDILIHAPREHVWRSTLFSPTYERWTATFSEGSRYEGSWEAGTPIRFCGPNGDGMLAEIAEHRPAEFVSIRHLGMIHDGVEDTTSEAVRAWAPCVENYTFSDEAGGTRVRVDVDVFGTYEDWMAQTWPKALLALKAVCETPT, encoded by the coding sequence ATGAAAACCCTGCACTTCGACATCCTGATCCATGCGCCGCGCGAACACGTCTGGCGCAGCACGCTGTTTTCGCCCACCTATGAGCGCTGGACCGCGACGTTCAGCGAAGGCTCGCGCTACGAGGGCAGCTGGGAGGCCGGCACGCCCATCCGTTTCTGTGGCCCGAACGGCGACGGCATGCTCGCCGAGATCGCCGAACACCGGCCGGCCGAGTTCGTGTCCATCCGCCATCTCGGCATGATCCACGACGGCGTCGAAGACACCACCAGCGAGGCCGTGCGCGCCTGGGCCCCGTGTGTCGAGAACTACACGTTTTCCGACGAAGCCGGCGGCACGCGCGTGCGCGTCGATGTCGACGTGTTCGGCACCTATGAGGACTGGATGGCGCAGACCTGGCCCAAGGCCCTGCTGGCGCTGAAAGCGGTTTGTGAAACCCCCACCTGA
- a CDS encoding VOC family protein, which translates to MTPHIHTCLWFDTQAEEAAAFYGSVFPGSRITGVLRYGPGEPMPEGSALLVSLELDGHALSLLNGGPHYRLSPAASLAVRCADQAEVDRCWAALSAVPEAEMCGWLVDRYGVSWQIVPSFVMERLAGPPGPGVQRMTAAMRQMRKLDIAALERAYAGEP; encoded by the coding sequence ATGACACCCCACATCCACACCTGTCTCTGGTTCGATACCCAGGCCGAAGAGGCCGCGGCCTTCTACGGCTCGGTGTTTCCGGGTTCGCGCATCACCGGCGTGCTGCGTTACGGTCCCGGCGAGCCCATGCCCGAGGGCTCGGCCCTGCTGGTGAGCCTTGAACTCGACGGCCATGCGCTCTCGCTGCTCAACGGTGGCCCGCATTACCGCCTTTCCCCCGCCGCGTCGCTGGCCGTGCGCTGCGCGGACCAGGCCGAGGTCGACCGCTGCTGGGCCGCGCTGTCGGCCGTGCCCGAGGCCGAGATGTGCGGCTGGCTGGTGGACCGGTACGGCGTGTCCTGGCAGATCGTGCCCAGCTTCGTCATGGAACGTCTGGCCGGACCGCCCGGCCCGGGCGTGCAGCGCATGACCGCCGCCATGCGCCAGATGCGCAAGCTCGACATCGCTGCGCTGGAGCGCGCCTACGCAGGCGAACCCTGA
- a CDS encoding YciI family protein has product MSYMLLIIEPEGQRATRTEAEGREAYAQMQRFGEGLAAEGKLKAVESLAGLSSAVRVSHAGGRPQVLDGPFAEAKEMIGGFFLLQNVDREEAIAIAQRCPAAQWCTVEVRPLAPCFDESHA; this is encoded by the coding sequence ATGTCCTACATGCTTCTCATCATCGAACCCGAAGGCCAGCGCGCCACCCGCACCGAAGCCGAAGGCCGTGAGGCCTATGCGCAGATGCAGCGCTTCGGCGAAGGGCTGGCGGCCGAGGGCAAGCTCAAGGCGGTGGAGTCGCTGGCCGGCCTGTCCAGTGCGGTGCGCGTGAGCCACGCCGGGGGGCGCCCGCAGGTGCTGGACGGCCCGTTTGCTGAAGCCAAGGAGATGATCGGCGGTTTCTTTCTGTTGCAAAACGTGGACCGCGAAGAGGCCATCGCCATCGCCCAGCGTTGCCCGGCTGCGCAGTGGTGCACCGTCGAAGTGCGGCCGCTCGCGCCCTGTTTCGACGAGAGCCACGCATGA
- a CDS encoding cupin domain-containing protein, which produces MPKSFESFKSAALAEGFDEVLERVWAPDTALDTHSHPFAVKALVVQGEMWLTVGDETQHLKPGELFELEHGVPHAERYGSEGATYWVARLNA; this is translated from the coding sequence ATGCCCAAGTCGTTTGAATCTTTCAAGAGCGCGGCCCTGGCCGAGGGCTTTGACGAGGTGCTGGAGCGCGTCTGGGCGCCCGACACCGCGCTGGACACACACAGCCACCCGTTCGCGGTGAAGGCCCTGGTGGTGCAGGGCGAGATGTGGCTCACCGTGGGCGACGAGACCCAGCACCTGAAGCCGGGCGAGCTGTTCGAGCTCGAACACGGCGTGCCACACGCCGAGCGTTACGGCTCGGAAGGTGCGACGTACTGGGTGGCGAGACTGAACGCTTGA
- a CDS encoding enoyl-CoA hydratase, producing the protein MSDILVHTEAGVTTLTFNRPDKKNSITSAMYAALADALAAAEADPAVRVVVFQGNETTFSAGNDIGDFLNNPPATEDSPVFRFLRGIAQFRKPVLAAVCGPAVGIGTTLLLHCDLVYAGDNAAFSMPFVNLGLCPEAASSLLVPQMMGYHRAAEALLLGEPFMAEAALEVGLVNRVLAPSETTVYAQAVARRLAAKPLASLIETKRLMKKGHAQQVMATMAEEGASFGRMLGEPAAKEAFGAFMERRKPDFSAL; encoded by the coding sequence ATGAGCGACATCCTCGTCCACACCGAAGCCGGCGTCACCACGCTCACCTTCAACCGCCCCGACAAGAAGAACTCCATCACCTCGGCCATGTACGCCGCGCTGGCTGACGCGCTGGCCGCGGCCGAGGCCGACCCGGCCGTGCGCGTGGTGGTGTTCCAGGGCAACGAAACCACCTTCAGTGCCGGCAACGACATCGGCGATTTCCTCAACAACCCGCCCGCCACCGAAGACTCGCCGGTGTTCCGCTTCCTGCGCGGCATTGCGCAGTTCCGCAAGCCCGTGCTGGCGGCCGTGTGCGGCCCGGCGGTGGGCATCGGCACCACGCTGCTGCTGCATTGCGACCTGGTCTACGCCGGCGACAACGCCGCGTTCTCCATGCCCTTCGTCAACCTGGGCCTGTGCCCCGAAGCGGCGTCGAGCCTGCTGGTGCCGCAGATGATGGGTTACCACCGCGCCGCCGAGGCGCTGCTGCTGGGCGAGCCTTTCATGGCCGAGGCCGCGCTCGAGGTGGGTCTGGTCAACCGCGTGCTGGCGCCGAGCGAGACCACGGTCTATGCCCAGGCCGTGGCGCGCCGCCTCGCCGCCAAGCCGCTGGCCTCGCTGATCGAGACCAAGCGCCTGATGAAGAAGGGCCATGCCCAGCAGGTCATGGCGACCATGGCGGAAGAGGGCGCGAGCTTCGGCCGCATGCTCGGCGAGCCGGCCGCGAAGGAAGCCTTCGGCGCCTTCATGGAACGCCGCAAGCCGGACTTCTCGGCGCTGTGA